From Polynucleobacter difficilis, a single genomic window includes:
- the corA gene encoding magnesium/cobalt transporter CorA: MINLFVLQNGRLSQEQVEDRNELLKHVNPIWIDVIDPEEEELIWIKEAFGVLLPELDDLGDLEASARYFEADDGHMHIRTDFLLDEEETSRNVRVAFVMTKQVLFSIHDEDLPVFRLVRLRARLRPGSVSNAKDVLLDLYSTDAEYSADALEEVYENLEQAGKRVLSDDISDKDAAEVLETIAKEEDTNGRIRRNVMDTRRALSFLMRSKLLSDEQQEEARQILRDIDSLENHTAFLFDKINFLMDATVGFISLNQSKIIKIFSVVSVALMPPTLLASIWGMNFQHMPELTETWGYPVAILSMVISAIIPLSYFRHKGWLG, translated from the coding sequence ATGATTAACTTGTTCGTCCTGCAAAATGGCCGCCTCTCCCAAGAGCAAGTGGAAGATCGCAATGAGCTCCTGAAGCACGTCAATCCAATCTGGATTGACGTTATTGACCCCGAAGAAGAAGAGTTAATCTGGATTAAAGAGGCTTTTGGCGTTCTTTTGCCTGAATTGGATGATTTGGGCGATTTAGAGGCGTCTGCCCGCTACTTTGAGGCGGACGATGGCCATATGCACATTCGGACCGATTTTTTACTGGACGAAGAAGAGACCTCGCGCAACGTCCGCGTTGCGTTTGTGATGACCAAGCAAGTCCTGTTTTCGATTCACGATGAAGATTTACCGGTATTCCGTTTGGTGCGCTTGCGTGCCCGTTTGCGCCCCGGTTCGGTGAGTAATGCCAAGGACGTTTTATTGGACCTCTACTCAACCGATGCGGAGTATTCAGCAGACGCGCTCGAGGAAGTCTACGAGAACCTAGAGCAGGCCGGTAAGCGGGTGCTCTCCGACGACATTAGCGACAAAGATGCTGCCGAGGTATTAGAGACGATTGCGAAGGAAGAGGATACCAACGGCCGCATTCGTCGCAATGTGATGGATACCCGCCGGGCTTTGTCGTTTTTGATGCGCAGCAAATTGCTGTCGGATGAGCAGCAAGAAGAGGCGCGGCAAATTTTGCGTGACATCGATTCCCTTGAGAATCACACCGCATTCTTATTCGACAAGATCAACTTCTTGATGGATGCCACGGTCGGTTTTATTAGTTTGAACCAAAGCAAGATCATCAAGATCTTCTCGGTGGTATCGGTTGCTTTAATGCCACCGACTTTACTGGCGAGTATTTGGGGTATGAACTTCCAGCACATGCCCGAGCTCACCGAGACCTGGGGCTATCCAGTCGCTATTTTGTCGATGGTTATTTCAGCGATTATTCCGCTGAGCTATTTCCGCCACAAAGGGTGGTTGGGTTGA
- the aroE gene encoding shikimate dehydrogenase, translated as MSKPSELQTNPADFSEVDVYAVAGNPIAHSKSPTIHRRFAQQTAQAMHYGTLMPELGEFAKGAKAFFAAGGKGMNVTVPFKLDAQALADVLTPRAALAGAVNTLWQEEGLLYGDNTDGAGLVRDLRAQGIVLTNASICILGAGGAARGVLGPLLEQKPQSIVIANRSIDKARDLKTVFQGLADMHGVLLTVCPVDALGSEPSHTAMDLIINATAAGLSNDSPLSDAIAQQILKPTVFAYDMVYGKITHFMQQAINQGCRVSDGLGMLVEQAADAFLLWRGAALAQQLNARAVLDELRQALTTKAP; from the coding sequence ATGAGTAAGCCATCTGAACTACAAACGAATCCCGCTGATTTTTCAGAAGTGGATGTGTATGCCGTTGCGGGCAATCCTATTGCCCACAGCAAGTCACCCACCATCCATCGGCGTTTTGCGCAGCAAACAGCGCAAGCCATGCATTACGGCACACTCATGCCAGAGCTGGGTGAGTTTGCTAAGGGAGCAAAGGCTTTTTTTGCAGCGGGCGGGAAAGGCATGAATGTCACCGTGCCGTTTAAATTGGATGCCCAAGCCTTGGCCGATGTCTTGACGCCGCGAGCAGCGCTTGCAGGTGCGGTAAACACCCTATGGCAAGAGGAGGGGTTGCTCTACGGCGATAACACCGATGGCGCTGGACTCGTACGTGACTTGCGCGCTCAAGGCATTGTGCTAACCAATGCATCCATTTGCATCTTGGGCGCAGGTGGCGCAGCGCGCGGGGTATTAGGCCCACTGCTCGAGCAAAAGCCGCAATCCATTGTCATTGCCAATCGATCGATCGATAAGGCGCGGGATTTAAAAACGGTATTTCAGGGATTAGCTGATATGCATGGCGTGCTTCTCACGGTATGCCCAGTTGATGCATTAGGGAGTGAGCCCAGTCATACCGCAATGGACCTGATCATTAATGCGACTGCGGCTGGCCTCAGTAATGACTCTCCGCTTAGCGATGCGATCGCGCAACAAATTCTTAAACCTACCGTATTTGCCTATGACATGGTCTATGGAAAAATCACCCACTTTATGCAGCAGGCTATCAATCAGGGTTGCCGCGTGAGCGATGGATTGGGCATGCTGGTAGAGCAAGCAGCCGATGCGTTTTTACTCTGGCGCGGCGCAGCGCTTGCTCAGCAATTAAATGCGCGGGCAGTTTTAGATGAGCTGCGCCAAGCGCTCACCACTAAAGCGCCGTAA
- the mtgA gene encoding monofunctional biosynthetic peptidoglycan transglycosylase, whose product MRWIAYLIKCLLFGILAMQIYFAVQIAAWAFVDPSTTAFQRAERWRLCTWHWSCPIESRWVPYDAISSSLKRAVLVSEDDIFFQHPGVRVSDMQKAWEKNQKQAKNKKAPVLRGGSTITQQLGKNLFLSSEQHYVRKAQELVITGLLELILSKERLFEIYLNSVEWGEGIFGVGAAAKHYFVTTPQQLDREQAASLASALPAPKCFDKAQYCRRGRIDYGARQEFILANMDRIALPKVAKQTK is encoded by the coding sequence ATGCGCTGGATTGCCTATCTGATTAAATGCCTGCTGTTTGGCATCCTTGCTATGCAGATTTATTTTGCCGTGCAAATCGCAGCGTGGGCTTTTGTTGACCCGAGCACGACGGCATTTCAGCGGGCGGAGCGTTGGCGTTTGTGCACATGGCATTGGTCTTGCCCAATCGAGTCGCGTTGGGTGCCGTATGATGCTATTTCATCCAGTCTCAAGCGAGCCGTTCTAGTAAGCGAGGATGATATCTTTTTTCAGCACCCGGGTGTGCGCGTGAGTGACATGCAAAAAGCATGGGAGAAAAACCAAAAGCAGGCGAAGAATAAAAAAGCTCCTGTACTACGGGGTGGTTCCACCATCACGCAGCAACTCGGTAAGAATCTGTTTTTGTCGTCTGAGCAACATTACGTGCGTAAGGCGCAAGAGCTGGTGATTACTGGCTTATTGGAATTAATCCTAAGCAAAGAGCGCCTATTTGAGATTTACCTAAACTCAGTAGAGTGGGGTGAGGGTATCTTTGGTGTGGGCGCTGCGGCAAAACATTATTTTGTAACGACACCCCAGCAACTAGACCGTGAACAAGCGGCGAGTTTGGCTTCAGCGCTGCCGGCGCCCAAGTGTTTTGATAAGGCGCAGTATTGCCGCAGAGGCCGCATTGATTATGGCGCCCGCCAAGAATTTATTCTCGCCAATATGGATCGCATTGCACTGCCAAAAGTAGCAAAGCAAACAAAGTAA
- the pyrF gene encoding orotidine-5'-phosphate decarboxylase — MNSSQNTFTQQLQSAWASQGSMLCVGFDPDPKRMPVSIGGKPLGIFEFCRDIADATADVVCAFKPQFAYFASQGAEDQLEKLIRHLKDRYPHIPVILDAKRGDIGSTAEHYALEAFERYGADAVTVNPYMGRDSIEPYLKHKGKGVIILCRTSNPGGSDLQFLNVASDGQPLYLHIATLAAKEWNSTGQVSLVVGATFPDEIAKVRAIVGEMPLLIPGIGAQGGDLKATVKAGHVSGKPGTGMMINSSRAILYASSGADFAEAARVVAIETRDALRAASAQ, encoded by the coding sequence ATGAACTCAAGCCAAAACACCTTTACCCAGCAACTCCAGTCTGCATGGGCTTCGCAAGGCAGCATGCTGTGCGTTGGCTTTGACCCCGACCCCAAGCGCATGCCCGTTTCCATAGGCGGCAAACCCTTGGGCATTTTTGAGTTCTGCCGCGATATTGCCGACGCCACCGCCGATGTGGTGTGCGCCTTTAAACCCCAGTTTGCCTACTTCGCCTCTCAAGGAGCCGAGGATCAACTCGAAAAACTCATCCGCCACCTCAAAGACCGCTATCCGCATATTCCGGTGATTTTGGATGCCAAGCGTGGCGATATTGGCAGTACAGCAGAGCATTACGCCCTCGAAGCATTTGAGCGCTATGGCGCCGATGCCGTTACCGTTAACCCCTACATGGGACGCGATTCGATCGAGCCCTACCTGAAACACAAAGGCAAAGGCGTAATTATCCTGTGCCGTACCTCTAATCCGGGAGGCTCTGATTTGCAGTTTTTAAATGTCGCTAGCGACGGTCAACCACTGTATTTACACATTGCCACCCTCGCAGCGAAAGAGTGGAATAGTACGGGTCAAGTTAGCCTCGTCGTCGGCGCTACCTTCCCCGATGAAATTGCCAAGGTCCGCGCGATTGTGGGTGAGATGCCTCTCCTGATTCCGGGGATTGGCGCGCAAGGCGGTGATCTCAAGGCCACCGTCAAGGCCGGTCACGTTTCAGGAAAGCCGGGTACCGGCATGATGATTAATTCATCAAGGGCCATTTTGTACGCAAGTAGCGGGGCTGATTTTGCAGAAGCCGCGCGCGTTGTTGCCATCGAAACGCGCGATGCACTGCGTGCTGCAAGCGCTCAATAA
- a CDS encoding energy transducer TonB family protein, with protein MQMRLKDRLHWWWRHHPFWFALMLSLALHAIFLSVRWSYGEIQQRRLNTPLSVVLVNSSSPTPPKKALKLAQADLQGGGVTLDQDASAIHRARLSAEAQLEVLEKNQKQMLSRMQAEKDAAAGRRSGEEQRVVSQLNALEAELAKRIQANGKEPRRTVLTASSTKAVVFASYYDAMRQKIEAYGSTFFPRVNGRPLYGSVVLVVSVDAQGKIANSTSGKEGVEVRRSSGIADLDRQAVAIVRAAAPYGPFPPEMRKQIDVLDWVSTFEFTRDGSINRLEGNRLELRP; from the coding sequence ATGCAAATGCGCTTAAAGGATCGTTTGCATTGGTGGTGGCGTCACCATCCATTTTGGTTTGCCCTGATGTTATCGCTTGCCTTGCATGCGATTTTCTTATCCGTCCGCTGGAGTTACGGTGAAATCCAGCAACGCAGACTCAATACACCATTGAGTGTGGTCTTAGTTAACTCCAGCAGTCCAACGCCACCCAAAAAAGCACTCAAACTCGCGCAGGCCGATTTGCAAGGCGGTGGAGTTACCTTGGATCAAGACGCCAGTGCGATCCACCGGGCGCGCTTAAGTGCCGAAGCCCAGCTCGAGGTCTTGGAAAAGAATCAAAAGCAAATGCTCTCGCGCATGCAGGCTGAAAAAGATGCTGCTGCAGGTCGGCGAAGCGGCGAAGAGCAGCGGGTCGTCTCGCAACTGAACGCCTTAGAGGCAGAGTTAGCTAAACGCATTCAGGCCAATGGCAAAGAGCCGCGCAGGACGGTGTTGACCGCAAGCAGCACAAAAGCAGTGGTCTTTGCCAGCTACTACGATGCGATGCGGCAAAAGATTGAGGCATATGGCAGTACGTTTTTTCCGCGGGTCAATGGTAGACCCCTGTATGGCAGCGTGGTGCTGGTCGTGAGTGTCGATGCCCAAGGAAAAATCGCCAATAGTACGAGCGGCAAGGAGGGTGTTGAGGTACGACGTTCCTCTGGCATCGCCGATTTGGATCGCCAGGCAGTAGCAATCGTGCGCGCCGCTGCCCCGTATGGCCCTTTCCCACCCGAGATGCGCAAGCAAATCGATGTGCTCGATTGGGTATCTACGTTTGAGTTCACGCGGGATGGGTCGATAAACCGTCTTGAAGGCAATCGCTTGGAATTGCGTCCATAG
- a CDS encoding CinA family protein translates to MHTSSPSTAATSIDSADLQELTNAVATAFSQRGWTLAVAESCTGGLLAASLTDLAGSSQWFERGYVTYSNAAKTACLQVSPMLIEAEGAVSEAVASAMVLGAQLSSGVTAAISITGIAGPSGGTAEKPVGTVCFGWALERADASNHITTTTAHFVGDRQSVRQQAVVFALRGLLQSIA, encoded by the coding sequence ATGCACACTTCTTCTCCATCAACAGCAGCTACATCGATTGATTCTGCTGATCTTCAAGAATTAACCAATGCAGTCGCCACTGCATTCAGTCAGCGCGGCTGGACTCTTGCGGTAGCGGAGTCTTGTACGGGCGGACTACTCGCAGCGAGCCTCACCGACTTAGCGGGATCGAGTCAGTGGTTTGAGCGCGGCTACGTTACCTATAGCAATGCCGCAAAGACAGCGTGCTTACAAGTCTCACCCATGCTGATTGAAGCCGAAGGTGCAGTCAGCGAAGCAGTAGCCAGTGCAATGGTGCTAGGCGCGCAGCTAAGTAGTGGTGTCACTGCGGCTATTTCGATTACCGGCATTGCAGGCCCTAGCGGCGGTACAGCGGAAAAGCCAGTGGGAACCGTATGTTTTGGCTGGGCACTAGAGCGCGCCGATGCGAGCAATCACATCACGACAACTACCGCACACTTCGTAGGCGACCGTCAATCGGTGCGGCAGCAAGCGGTGGTCTTTGCCTTGCGTGGCCTACTGCAATCCATTGCTTAA